In a single window of the Campylobacter iguaniorum genome:
- a CDS encoding Crp/Fnr family transcriptional regulator, whose amino-acid sequence MIQDIPFFKDLSNEDIGRLEAISIVKNYKKGEFLFIEGEEPKWLNILLKGTIKIYKTTPKGKEVFLHTIRPVSLVAELVNFEDIPYPASGIFLSDSEVLKLNYSKFKTEFLSNPKICFELLKSMASKLRIMNNVLQNELTLKSDAKVAKFIVENSDLFSSLKHNQIASILNITPETLSRTITNFKQSDLIKFDENMNLTYKNHNKLIEFFTI is encoded by the coding sequence ATGATCCAAGATATTCCATTTTTTAAAGATTTGAGCAATGAAGATATAGGTCGTCTTGAGGCTATTTCTATAGTTAAAAACTACAAAAAAGGTGAGTTTTTGTTTATTGAAGGTGAAGAGCCAAAGTGGCTAAATATCTTGCTAAAAGGAACGATTAAAATTTACAAAACCACGCCAAAAGGCAAAGAGGTATTTTTACATACTATTCGCCCTGTATCTTTGGTGGCTGAGCTTGTAAATTTTGAAGACATTCCTTATCCTGCTAGCGGAATTTTTTTGAGCGATTCTGAGGTGCTAAAATTAAACTATTCTAAATTTAAAACTGAATTCTTATCTAATCCAAAAATTTGTTTTGAACTTTTGAAGTCAATGGCTTCAAAATTAAGAATTATGAACAATGTTTTACAAAATGAACTAACTTTGAAGAGCGATGCCAAGGTTGCAAAATTTATAGTAGAAAATTCGGATCTTTTTTCTAGTTTAAAACACAATCAAATAGCGTCTATACTGAATATTACGCCTGAAACTCTCTCGCGAACAATCACAAATTTTAAGCAATCAGATCTTATCAAATTTGATGAAAATATGAACTTAACTTATAAAAACCATAATAAATTAATAGAATTCTTTACGATATAA
- the metG gene encoding methionine--tRNA ligase, with protein MKKFITTPIYYVNDVPHIGHAYTTIIADTMARYYRLRGFDTYFLTGTDEHGQKIEEAAKSRGKNPKEYADEVSAKFKNLWDEFEISYDHFIRTTDDYHKITAQNAFLKMYEKGDIYKGEYEGNYCVSCESFFPQNQLVDDEFCPDCGKKTRIVKEESYFFKLSSYQDKLLKWYESDKCILPKGKKNEVVSFVKGGLKDLSITRTSFEWGIKLPAKLNEPKHVMYVWLDALVNYISALGYSRDNAKMDYWNDTLHLVGKDILRFHAVYWPAFLMSLELPLPTSIAAHGWWTRDGKKMSKSIGNVVNPKEVADAYGLEAFRYFLLREVPFGQDGDFSQRALIDRINSELSNDLGNLLSRIVGMSSKYSNYEINKENVAKFYSAELEEAKSHINSSLEALNEVATNRYLEEIWKVLNIANASIAKYEPWNLIKEGKTDEANALVALVANLLAKVAVILSPAMPKTSAKIAGTLGFSIDTNLFNKIVLESKLLSFKSQATEPLFTKIESELMAVPGTKEEIKEEPKDPEIKIDDFKKCVIKVGTILECSNIEGSDKLLKFKIDLGEANPRQIISGIAKYYDPQTLVGKQVCVLANLKPAKIFKHLSEGMILSGEDGSLTLLSTMAPVKNGAIVG; from the coding sequence ATGAAAAAATTTATAACAACACCAATTTATTATGTAAATGACGTGCCACATATCGGACACGCTTACACCACTATCATAGCTGATACCATGGCTAGATATTACCGTTTAAGAGGCTTTGATACATACTTTTTAACAGGCACTGACGAGCATGGTCAAAAGATAGAAGAAGCAGCTAAATCAAGGGGCAAAAACCCAAAAGAGTACGCCGATGAGGTGAGTGCTAAATTTAAAAACCTTTGGGATGAATTTGAGATAAGCTACGACCATTTTATCCGCACGACTGATGATTATCATAAAATCACAGCTCAAAATGCGTTTTTAAAAATGTATGAAAAAGGTGATATTTACAAAGGTGAATACGAGGGCAATTACTGCGTGAGTTGCGAGAGCTTTTTCCCGCAAAATCAGCTAGTTGATGATGAGTTTTGCCCTGATTGTGGTAAAAAAACAAGAATAGTCAAAGAAGAAAGCTACTTTTTCAAACTCTCAAGCTACCAAGACAAGCTTTTAAAATGGTATGAAAGCGACAAATGCATACTTCCAAAAGGCAAGAAAAACGAGGTTGTAAGCTTCGTAAAAGGCGGATTAAAGGATTTATCTATCACTAGAACTAGCTTTGAGTGGGGAATAAAGCTTCCAGCTAAGCTCAACGAGCCAAAACACGTGATGTATGTATGGCTTGATGCTTTGGTAAATTATATTTCAGCACTTGGATATAGCAGAGATAATGCTAAAATGGACTACTGGAACGATACATTGCATTTAGTAGGAAAAGATATTTTGAGATTTCATGCAGTGTATTGGCCAGCATTTTTGATGAGTTTGGAGCTACCGCTTCCTACTAGTATAGCAGCGCATGGCTGGTGGACGAGAGATGGCAAAAAAATGAGCAAAAGCATAGGCAATGTCGTAAATCCAAAAGAGGTAGCTGATGCGTATGGGCTTGAGGCGTTTAGATACTTTTTGCTTCGTGAAGTGCCTTTTGGTCAAGATGGGGATTTTTCTCAAAGAGCCTTGATAGACCGCATAAATAGCGAACTTAGCAACGATCTTGGCAATCTTTTGAGCCGTATTGTTGGAATGAGTTCAAAATACTCAAATTATGAAATAAATAAAGAAAACGTGGCTAAATTCTATAGTGCTGAGCTAGAAGAGGCAAAATCTCATATAAACTCAAGTCTAGAAGCTCTAAACGAAGTAGCGACAAACCGCTATTTAGAGGAGATTTGGAAAGTGCTAAACATAGCAAATGCTAGCATTGCAAAGTATGAGCCTTGGAATTTGATAAAAGAGGGCAAAACTGACGAGGCAAACGCACTTGTGGCTCTTGTGGCAAATTTGCTTGCAAAAGTCGCTGTGATTTTAAGCCCTGCGATGCCAAAAACTTCAGCCAAAATAGCTGGGACTTTGGGATTTAGCATAGATACAAATTTATTTAATAAAATCGTTTTGGAAAGCAAACTTCTAAGCTTCAAATCTCAAGCAACTGAGCCTTTATTTACTAAAATAGAAAGTGAGCTTATGGCAGTGCCTGGCACAAAAGAAGAGATAAAAGAGGAGCCAAAAGATCCAGAAATCAAGATAGATGACTTCAAAAAATGCGTGATAAAAGTAGGAACTATCTTGGAGTGTTCAAACATAGAAGGCAGCGATAAATTGCTTAAATTTAAAATAGATCTTGGAGAGGCAAATCCTCGCCAAATCATCAGCGGTATCGCAAAATATTATGACCCACAAACATTAGTCGGCAAACAAGTTTGCGTCCTAGCAAATCTAAAACCAGCTAAAATATTTAAGCATTTAAGCGAGGGTATGATACTAAGTGGGGAAGATGGAAGCCTAACACTTCTAAGCACTATGGCACCAGTCAAAAACGGCGCCATCGTTGGCTGA